The sequence below is a genomic window from Microbaculum marinisediminis.
GTCCTGCAACGTGACGCGATCGATCTTCCGGCCGTTCAAAGTGCCGTCGCGGGCGAGTCTCTCGACAAGCTTGCGGCCGATCATGCCGCCGCCACCGGTGATGAGGATATCCATGACCGTTCTCCTAGAGCGCGAAGCCACCGTCGACGAGATGGATCTGGCCTGTCGTGTAGGACGACTCGTCGGAGGCAAGATAGACCGCAAGCATGGCGACCTCCTCGGCCGTGCCGAGCCGCCCCATCGGCTGGCGATCGATGAACGCCTGGCGCACGGCCGTCTCGTCCTGACCTGTCTCCGCAGCCAGCGTGGCGATGCGCTGGTCCAGCGACGGCGACTGGATGGTACCGGGACAGATCGCGTTGCAGCGAACGCCCCGCTTTATGAAATCCGCGGCGACCGCCTTGGACAGGCCGATCACGGCAGCCTTGCTGGCGCCATAGACGTAACGGTTCGGAATACCGCGCACAGAGCCCGCCCCCGAGGCCACATTGACAATCGAGCCCGAGCCCTTTTCCAGCATGCCCGGCAGGAACGCGCGGATCGTGCGGTGCATCGCCTTGACGTTGAGGTCGAAGGAAAAGTCCCAGTCGTCTTCCGAGCAGTCGAGCACGGTGCCGTGATGCACGAAGCCGGCGGCGTTGAACAGGATGTCGACCGGACCGACCGACTCGGCGGCGGCGGTCACCGCGTCGGTATCGCGCACATCGAGGCGCAGGGTTCGCGCTATCCCACCGTCCGAAAGCGCGGAAAGACCGGCCTCGTCGATATCGGTGGCAATCACCGCTGCGCCCTCGGCGGCGAAGGCCATCGCCGTGGCCTTGCCGATACCCGCCGCGGCGGCTGTAACGAACGCGGTCTTGCCTTTGAGCCTTCCAGTCATCATTTCCTCCGTCTGCCGCCGGTCTTTCTGCCGGCACCTCAGAAGCGTTATTGTGTCCGCGCGCGCGGCGCAACCGCCGAGGCCAACCATCACCTATGCTCGTTCGAGGAAGCTCGACATCGTGATCCCTGACATCGATCCCCTTGATCAAAAGCCGGTACCGCCCGGCGCCCGCGGCGAGGGTTTCCTCGCGCCGGCCACCGTCGAGGAAGCCAGCGCGCTCCGGTTCGCGGCGATCTCCAGCCTCGTCCTGGCCGGCTTCGAGGCGCTCGTCGCCCTGCTCATCGGTTCCGTCGCCGTCATGGCGATCGCCATCGATTCCCTGCGCGACGGCCTGAGCGCCGGCTCAGCGCTGGTGCTCGCAGGCCGCGACCGGCGCCTTTACCGACTCGCCGCCGTCATCGTCGCCGCCCTGACGGCATTCGCCTTCCTCTGGATCGTCTGGATCGGCTTCACCCGGTTCGGCGTCGGCCGACTGCCCAATCCGTGGCTGATGATCGCCGTGGCGGCCATATCGTTGGCGGTGAACGTCATCACCGCGCTGCGGCTCAGGGTGATGGATGTGGGCGACGACGACGTGCGCTGGACCTGGCGGCAGACGCGCTGGGATTTCGTCGCCGATCTCGGCGTGATCGTCGCCGCACTCGCCATTTCCGATTTCGCCCAGCGCTGGCCCGACCTCGTCGCCGGCCTGCTTATCGCCGCCTTCAACCTGTGGGGCATCTGGAAGCTGGTCCGCGCCATGTGGGAGGCCGAAGCCGAGGATATCCGTGAGCGGTCCTAGCCGCTCTTCGCGGCATCCAGCGCCATCGCGGTCAGAGACTGCAGGCTGCGGCGCTGGTTCCCCTTGTCGTCGAAATTCGCCGGATCGAGCCAGGTCTCGAATGCCTCGCGCAGGCGCGGCCATTCGTCATCGGTGATCGAGAACCAGGCGGTGTCTCGGTTTTTTTCCTTTACCACCAGGTGCTTGCGGAAAATTCCTTCGAAACTGAATCCGAGCCGTTCGGCCGCGCGCTTCGACGCCGCGTTGGCATCGTTGCACTTCCATTCGTAGCGCCGATAACCGAGTTCGTCGAAGACGCGGCTGGCCATGAGATACATGGCCTCCGTCGCGCCCGGGGTGCGCTGGAGCAGCGGCGAATAGCAGATATGGCCGACCTCGATCACGCCATGCTCGGGAACGATGCGCATCAGGCTGGCGACGCCGACGGCCTTGCCCGTCGACAGATCGACGATCGAATGGAAGTATGGATCGTCGCCCGCCATCACGGTGCGGGCATGCTCGCGATAGGCGTCGATGTCGGCGAAGGGGCCGTAGGGCAGATAGGCCCATAGCGCCCCCTCCGTATCGCGCCGATAGGCCTCGAACAGGTCGGCGGCATGGGTGCCGATGTCGAACGGCTCGACCCGGACGAGCCGGCCGCGCATCGGCTCGCGGGAGGGGCGCGGCCGGATCGTCCAGCCGGACAGGTCCTCGTCGCTACGCGCCACCGCTATCGATCCTTCCCACGGGGACCGACTGTCGGCCCGGTAAGCGCATCCGCCCATTCGCCGGCCTTCTCCTCGAAGTCCTCCCAGTCGCGCATCTCCTCAACACCCCGATACATGGCGAACGGGCGCAGCTTCTCGACATAGAAATCGACCAGCTCCTGCGGCCGGAGCTTGTCCTTCTCGTAACCGTTCCAGTGGACGATCTGCTCGACCGGCCTGCGCCAGCGCAGCGAAACGTCCTTCTCGGGATAGCCGATCGGGATCGTTCCGTAGGCAATGAGCGGGTCGGGATAACCGAGCAGGTCGGACAGCTCGCGATTGGTCGTCGCCTCGCCGCCGCCGGACAGCCAGGCCGACGTCAGCCCACACGCGGTGACGGCGAGCTGGACGTTCTGGATCGCCGCGCCGATCGAGGCGAGCAGGATGTTCTCGTTGTTGGCGTGGTACTCGTCTTCCCAGTCCGAATCCGTGGCATTCGGAAACGACGCCTTCCAGCGTGGATCGCCGAGCACGACGACGATGGCGACCGTGTTGGCCAAATAGGTCTTCTTGACCGCCGGGAAGCCCTTCACGTGGGCGATCAGCCGGTTCGACTGGCGCAGGAAGACTTCGAGCACCTTGTCCCGCATGTCAGGATCGTCGACGATCAGCACGTCGAAGCACTGGGTATTGGCGCCGGTCGGCGCCCAGCGGGCGGCCTCGGCGATCCGCATCAGCGTGTCCCGGTCGATCTGCCGCCCTTTCTCGAACCGGCGCACGCTGCGGCGCCGGCGCATCACATCGATCAGGGCATCGTAGTCGACGGTATGGTCTGCTTGCGCTACGGCTCGTTCGGACATGGGCCTTGCCCTCCCCCCTGCTGGCCACAAGAGGCTATGCGAGGGACGGCATGCCCGGCAACAGAGTCACTTCACAGATTGATTCAAGCTGCTGAGAAGCCGATTCAATCCGACAATGGCGACAATCCGGAAAAGGCGAGTCGGATGAATCGGATAGTCCGCGCCGTTAAAGCATCGATTCCGGAGGTTCGCCGCCGCCATCGTCTTCACAATCCGATTCAACACGGGCCGCAGTCCCCATACCTGCCCCTAAGGAAGACGCCGCGCACTTCGACTTCCGGCCCAGGCCTATTGCCCCTCCAAAGCCACCGGAAGCGGGCGGTCACGGCTCGCGCGAGGTGACGGGCGGGGTGACGGGCGGGCGAGCTTGTAATAGACC
It includes:
- a CDS encoding SDR family oxidoreductase codes for the protein MTGRLKGKTAFVTAAAAGIGKATAMAFAAEGAAVIATDIDEAGLSALSDGGIARTLRLDVRDTDAVTAAAESVGPVDILFNAAGFVHHGTVLDCSEDDWDFSFDLNVKAMHRTIRAFLPGMLEKGSGSIVNVASGAGSVRGIPNRYVYGASKAAVIGLSKAVAADFIKRGVRCNAICPGTIQSPSLDQRIATLAAETGQDETAVRQAFIDRQPMGRLGTAEEVAMLAVYLASDESSYTTGQIHLVDGGFAL
- a CDS encoding cation transporter, which encodes MIPDIDPLDQKPVPPGARGEGFLAPATVEEASALRFAAISSLVLAGFEALVALLIGSVAVMAIAIDSLRDGLSAGSALVLAGRDRRLYRLAAVIVAALTAFAFLWIVWIGFTRFGVGRLPNPWLMIAVAAISLAVNVITALRLRVMDVGDDDVRWTWRQTRWDFVADLGVIVAALAISDFAQRWPDLVAGLLIAAFNLWGIWKLVRAMWEAEAEDIRERS
- a CDS encoding GNAT family N-acetyltransferase codes for the protein MARSDEDLSGWTIRPRPSREPMRGRLVRVEPFDIGTHAADLFEAYRRDTEGALWAYLPYGPFADIDAYREHARTVMAGDDPYFHSIVDLSTGKAVGVASLMRIVPEHGVIEVGHICYSPLLQRTPGATEAMYLMASRVFDELGYRRYEWKCNDANAASKRAAERLGFSFEGIFRKHLVVKEKNRDTAWFSITDDEWPRLREAFETWLDPANFDDKGNQRRSLQSLTAMALDAAKSG
- a CDS encoding nitroreductase family protein gives rise to the protein MSERAVAQADHTVDYDALIDVMRRRRSVRRFEKGRQIDRDTLMRIAEAARWAPTGANTQCFDVLIVDDPDMRDKVLEVFLRQSNRLIAHVKGFPAVKKTYLANTVAIVVVLGDPRWKASFPNATDSDWEDEYHANNENILLASIGAAIQNVQLAVTACGLTSAWLSGGGEATTNRELSDLLGYPDPLIAYGTIPIGYPEKDVSLRWRRPVEQIVHWNGYEKDKLRPQELVDFYVEKLRPFAMYRGVEEMRDWEDFEEKAGEWADALTGPTVGPRGKDR